The following coding sequences are from one Culex quinquefasciatus strain JHB chromosome 1, VPISU_Cqui_1.0_pri_paternal, whole genome shotgun sequence window:
- the LOC6033800 gene encoding uncharacterized protein LOC6033800, translated as MEPRRHRCSILGQTVPQIQPNDSARRQHLAEAVQTSGMEICMRIVFADERSPSGTQGLHRHLSSDDHHNTENFPGETTIKMYLLQHHVGYPAVHRRSPNSVEVIGGQTLRNTVFPPPSKRLSRIPHLDIFPKSNG; from the exons ATGGAGCCGCGGCGGCATCG ATGCAGCATCCTTGGCCAAACCGTCCCCCAAATCCAGCCAAACGACAGCGCAAGAAGGCAACATCTTGCAGAAGCTGTCCAAACTAGCgggatggagatttgtatgagGATCGTGTTTGCGGACGAAAGAAGTCCTTCGGGGACGCAGGGACTGCATCGACATCTAAGTTCGGACGATCACCACAACACAGAGAACTTTCCAGGGGAGACGACGATCAAGATGTACCTGCTGCAGCACCATGTCGGCTATCCAGCGGTCCATCGTCGATCTCCAAACAGCGTCGAGGTCATCGGCGGCCAAACGCTGCGCAACACGGTCTTCCCGCCGCCCAGCAAACGCCTCTCGCGAATCCCTCATCTGGACATCTTCCCTAAATCAAACGGCTGA